The following are encoded in a window of Ruminiclostridium herbifermentans genomic DNA:
- a CDS encoding dockerin type I domain-containing protein, whose translation MFKKVVALLLSLQIGLCFMPIQQQPVEAVSFQRQMEDLDRGVVAVKVSNGVFVSWRMFGTEPTSVAYNLYRNGTKVNSTPITNSTNYLDASGTTSSTYTVKAIINGKEQAASKAANVWGQNYLQVPITPPGNGYMAGDCSTGDLDGDGEYDIVVKWERATNDNANAGVTDPVYLEGYKLNGQRLWTINLGRNIRGGAHYTQFMVYDLDGDGKAEVACKTADGTMDGKGIYIGDKNANYVDANGYILSGPEYLTVFNGETGAAITTVNYNPPRGTVSSWGDNYGNRVDRFRACIAYLDGVHPSLVMMRGYYTRMVAVAYDFRDGKLTQRWIFDSNNSGNSAFAGQGNHNLSVGDVDNDGFDEILNGTSVIDHNGNGLWTTGLGHGDAMHFGDLDPNREGLEVWTALEGEKGAVLLDAKTGKQIFRYNYTKDCGRACTADIVASSPGEEMWASGSPLYSATGQNIGTAPGPTNFAIWWDGDELRELLDGTTISKYNAGTLLSATGCVSINGTKATPCLQADILGDWREEVIFATSDNRALRIYTTTDITNRRIYTLMHDPIYRLGIAWQNTAYNQPPHTGFFIGSGMKEPPIPNIYTPNNVVVIDKPVRGDLNSDGSIDAIDFALLKKYLLDSSEDISEENADLNGDGEINALDFALMKKYLLGVITEFPVEDEPPTPFSTIFQAEDAYIFNGVKENINGGFTGEGYANYNNEKSSYVEWTINVEKAGVQTLKFRYANGTNADRPMEIRVNGNVVSSSTSFVPTGSWTAWQEVVLTANLVAGINTIRASSTTDTGGPNVDYLEVTNATAPTTKPFNGATVYLCGDSTVMTYNASYYPQAGWGQMIWKYFDSKVTFSNHAIGGRSSKNFVEQGRLDAILNVIKPNDYLFVQFGHNDATVNNADRYAAPYTTYKEYLKKYVAGARAKGAIPVLITPVARLNYSNGAFKNDFPDYCIAMKQVASEENVLLIDLMTLSLNYLTSIGYNEAYKLYLVSSNGTDYTHFTEAGADAMAKIIAQEVKKLNIPLASAVK comes from the coding sequence ATGTTTAAAAAAGTAGTTGCACTTCTTTTAAGTTTGCAAATTGGTTTATGTTTTATGCCAATTCAGCAGCAACCTGTAGAAGCAGTATCTTTCCAACGACAGATGGAGGATTTGGATAGAGGTGTCGTGGCTGTAAAGGTTAGCAATGGTGTGTTTGTAAGCTGGAGAATGTTCGGTACAGAACCAACCAGTGTTGCATATAATTTATATCGTAATGGAACAAAAGTAAATTCAACACCAATTACCAACAGTACAAACTATCTTGATGCAAGTGGTACTACCAGTTCAACATATACTGTAAAGGCAATTATTAATGGTAAAGAACAGGCTGCATCAAAGGCTGCAAATGTATGGGGGCAGAATTATTTACAGGTTCCTATTACGCCACCAGGCAACGGATATATGGCAGGAGATTGCAGTACTGGTGATTTAGATGGAGATGGAGAGTATGATATTGTAGTAAAGTGGGAAAGAGCAACAAATGACAATGCAAATGCAGGAGTTACTGATCCAGTATATCTTGAGGGCTATAAGCTTAATGGTCAAAGATTATGGACAATAAACTTAGGCAGAAATATTCGTGGCGGTGCCCATTATACTCAATTCATGGTATATGATCTTGATGGTGATGGTAAGGCCGAGGTTGCATGTAAAACTGCAGACGGTACTATGGATGGTAAGGGTATATATATTGGAGATAAAAATGCAAATTATGTAGATGCTAACGGATACATATTGTCAGGGCCAGAATATCTTACTGTATTTAACGGAGAAACTGGTGCGGCTATTACAACTGTTAATTATAATCCGCCAAGAGGCACTGTTTCCAGTTGGGGAGATAATTACGGAAACCGTGTAGACCGTTTTAGAGCATGTATAGCTTATCTTGACGGAGTACATCCAAGTCTTGTAATGATGCGTGGATATTATACAAGAATGGTAGCGGTTGCATATGATTTTAGAGATGGAAAGCTTACACAAAGATGGATATTTGATAGTAATAACAGCGGTAATTCAGCATTCGCAGGACAAGGTAATCACAATCTCAGTGTAGGAGATGTTGACAATGATGGTTTTGATGAAATTTTAAATGGTACATCTGTCATCGACCATAATGGAAATGGCTTATGGACTACAGGATTAGGACACGGAGATGCAATGCATTTTGGTGATTTGGATCCAAACAGAGAAGGCTTAGAAGTGTGGACAGCTTTGGAAGGGGAAAAAGGTGCTGTATTATTAGATGCAAAAACAGGTAAACAAATATTCAGATACAACTATACAAAGGATTGCGGAAGAGCTTGTACGGCTGACATAGTTGCTTCTTCTCCTGGTGAAGAAATGTGGGCTTCAGGTTCACCACTTTATAGTGCAACAGGGCAAAATATAGGAACTGCTCCTGGACCAACTAATTTTGCAATATGGTGGGATGGAGATGAACTCCGTGAACTTTTAGACGGTACTACAATTTCTAAGTATAATGCGGGAACATTGCTTTCTGCTACTGGCTGTGTTTCAATAAATGGAACAAAAGCTACTCCTTGCTTACAGGCAGATATATTGGGTGACTGGAGAGAGGAAGTTATATTTGCAACAAGTGATAACAGAGCTTTACGTATATATACTACTACAGATATTACAAATCGCAGAATTTATACACTAATGCATGATCCTATTTATAGATTGGGAATAGCATGGCAGAACACTGCATATAATCAGCCTCCACATACAGGCTTTTTCATTGGCAGTGGAATGAAAGAACCGCCAATACCAAATATTTATACTCCTAATAATGTAGTTGTTATAGATAAACCAGTTAGAGGTGATTTAAATAGTGATGGCAGCATAGATGCTATAGACTTTGCATTGCTTAAAAAGTACCTGCTTGACTCTTCTGAGGATATATCTGAAGAGAATGCAGATTTAAATGGAGATGGAGAAATCAATGCACTTGATTTTGCATTAATGAAGAAATATCTGTTAGGAGTAATTACGGAGTTTCCTGTAGAGGACGAACCTCCAACACCATTTTCAACAATATTCCAGGCTGAAGATGCGTACATATTTAATGGTGTAAAAGAAAACATCAACGGTGGCTTTACTGGAGAAGGTTATGCTAACTATAACAATGAAAAATCAAGCTATGTCGAATGGACTATAAATGTAGAAAAAGCAGGTGTTCAAACACTTAAGTTCAGATATGCAAATGGTACTAATGCTGACCGTCCAATGGAAATACGAGTTAATGGAAACGTAGTTAGTAGCAGTACAAGCTTTGTCCCTACAGGAAGCTGGACAGCATGGCAGGAAGTTGTATTAACTGCAAATCTTGTAGCCGGCATCAATACTATCAGGGCTTCTTCTACTACAGACACAGGAGGTCCTAATGTTGACTACTTGGAGGTGACAAATGCTACTGCTCCAACAACAAAGCCGTTTAATGGGGCTACGGTGTATCTTTGCGGTGATTCAACAGTAATGACTTATAATGCATCCTACTATCCTCAAGCTGGATGGGGTCAAATGATTTGGAAATACTTTGATTCAAAAGTTACCTTTTCAAACCATGCAATTGGAGGAAGAAGTTCTAAAAACTTTGTAGAGCAAGGAAGACTAGATGCTATTTTGAATGTTATAAAACCCAATGATTATTTATTTGTTCAATTTGGACATAACGATGCAACTGTAAATAATGCTGACCGTTATGCAGCACCATATACAACCTATAAAGAATACCTTAAGAAATATGTTGCTGGTGCAAGAGCAAAAGGTGCAATTCCAGTGTTAATAACTCCAGTTGCAAGACTTAATTATTCAAATGGTGCTTTTAAAAATGATTTCCCTGATTATTGTATTGCTATGAAGCAGGTAGCAAGTGAGGAAAATGTACTATTGATTGATTTGATGACTCTTAGCTTAAACTACTTAACTTCTATTGGGTATAATGAAGCATACAAATTGTACTTAGTTTCTTCAAATGGAACTGATTATACTCATTTTACAGAAGCGGGTGCAGATGCTATGGCTAAAATTATTGCACAAGAAGTAAAGAAGTTAAATATACCATTAGCTAGTGCTGTTAAATAG
- a CDS encoding branched-chain amino acid aminotransferase produces the protein MNISITKTTNPKQKPDQNNLGFGINFTDHMFIMDYDEGQGWHDARIVPYAPIPVDPSAMALHYGQAIFEGLKAYKSAKGEILLFRPEKNMQRVNNSNRLLCIPEINVDDCVQAIKEIVRVDAGWIPSAPGTSLYIRPFIFASEPALGVRPSHSYKFIIILSPVGAYYPEGINPVKIYVESKYVRAVRGGLGEAKTVANYAASLKAQVEAKKEGYTQVLWLDGVEKKYVEEVGTMNVFFKIDGEVITPELTGTILPGITRMSTIELLKQAGIPVSERRISIQEIYDAHAAGKLEEAFGTGTAAVISPIGEFSWNGKVIKVNDGKIGEVSQKIYDTITGIQSGELEDTFGWTQKVTL, from the coding sequence ATGAATATTTCTATTACTAAGACAACAAATCCAAAACAGAAACCAGATCAGAATAATTTGGGTTTTGGTATAAACTTCACAGACCATATGTTTATTATGGATTATGATGAAGGACAAGGTTGGCATGATGCAAGAATAGTACCTTATGCTCCTATACCAGTAGATCCTTCTGCAATGGCATTGCATTATGGTCAGGCAATTTTTGAGGGCTTAAAAGCATACAAATCTGCTAAAGGCGAAATTCTACTATTCAGACCAGAAAAAAACATGCAGAGAGTCAATAATTCAAATAGACTACTATGTATTCCAGAAATTAATGTTGATGACTGCGTACAAGCAATAAAAGAAATTGTTAGAGTTGACGCTGGCTGGATTCCTAGTGCTCCAGGTACCTCCCTATACATCCGTCCGTTTATATTTGCTTCAGAACCTGCTCTTGGCGTAAGACCATCACATTCATACAAATTTATAATAATACTTTCACCTGTAGGCGCTTATTATCCAGAAGGAATTAATCCAGTAAAAATTTATGTAGAAAGCAAATATGTTCGTGCTGTTAGAGGTGGTCTTGGTGAAGCAAAAACTGTTGCTAACTATGCTGCCAGCCTAAAAGCTCAAGTTGAGGCTAAAAAAGAAGGCTATACTCAAGTGTTATGGTTAGATGGTGTTGAAAAGAAATATGTTGAAGAAGTTGGAACAATGAATGTATTCTTCAAAATTGATGGAGAAGTTATTACACCTGAACTTACTGGCACAATCCTTCCTGGTATAACACGTATGTCTACTATTGAACTCTTAAAACAAGCTGGTATACCTGTATCTGAACGCAGAATATCAATACAAGAGATTTATGATGCTCATGCAGCCGGCAAATTAGAAGAAGCGTTTGGTACTGGTACTGCAGCAGTAATTTCACCTATTGGTGAGTTCAGCTGGAACGGAAAAGTTATTAAAGTTAATGATGGCAAAATCGGAGAGGTTTCTCAGAAGATATATGATACAATTACAGGCATCCAAAGCGGAGAATTAGAAGATACATTTGGATGGACTCAAAAGGTTACTCTGTAA
- the ylbJ gene encoding sporulation integral membrane protein YlbJ, producing the protein MKIFFLICFLIIAIYIYITSKRYIQTYIKKFIVPIFAVLFIIALIVYPKTVVTSASKGINLWLNVVFPSLFPFFVASQLLSKSGFINIFGIILEPIMRPLFNIPGCGSFALAMGIVSGYPVGAAITNDLRKQELVSKTEAERLLTFTNNSGPLFIMGSVAVGMFQSPKIGYLLYICHVAACVTVGLIFKHYKNNTKITKSNTKISQKLHLELQRMRNSDINTWTLFGESIKNSIYTILTIGGFIIFFSVFINILISSGIIGKVCSLVPNIVNNLGIEAKTLEGMLCGLFEITTGANLISLASANLKIKLCCISLIIGWAGFSVHTQVMSIISSSDISAKPYIIGKALQGIISAVYTYIGITIFNNWLALESTVFSNITIKYIYSWGNICLISIQNIFVISAIIIAISLLYICFISITSKKKLL; encoded by the coding sequence TTGAAAATATTTTTCTTGATTTGTTTTTTGATTATTGCAATATACATATATATTACCAGCAAAAGATATATACAAACATATATAAAAAAATTTATTGTGCCAATATTTGCAGTACTATTTATAATTGCACTTATTGTATATCCAAAAACAGTAGTTACGTCTGCTTCTAAAGGAATTAATCTCTGGCTTAATGTAGTATTCCCTTCTCTATTTCCATTTTTTGTTGCATCACAGCTGCTTAGCAAATCAGGATTTATTAATATTTTCGGAATAATATTAGAGCCAATAATGCGTCCGCTCTTTAATATCCCTGGCTGCGGTTCATTTGCACTTGCAATGGGTATAGTTAGCGGATATCCTGTTGGAGCTGCAATAACAAATGATTTGAGAAAGCAAGAGCTTGTCTCGAAGACCGAAGCAGAAAGGCTATTAACATTTACAAATAATTCGGGGCCTCTATTTATTATGGGTTCAGTGGCTGTTGGTATGTTTCAATCCCCCAAAATTGGCTATCTGCTTTATATTTGCCATGTTGCAGCATGTGTTACTGTAGGACTTATATTTAAACATTACAAAAATAATACGAAAATAACTAAATCTAATACAAAGATATCACAAAAGCTGCACTTAGAACTTCAAAGAATGAGAAATTCAGATATAAATACATGGACTCTATTTGGAGAAAGTATTAAAAATTCTATATATACAATTTTAACAATAGGCGGCTTTATTATTTTTTTCTCAGTTTTTATAAATATTTTAATTTCAAGTGGAATAATCGGAAAGGTATGCAGCCTGGTACCAAATATTGTAAACAACTTAGGAATAGAAGCTAAAACTCTTGAAGGAATGCTATGCGGATTATTTGAGATAACAACTGGTGCAAATCTAATAAGTTTAGCAAGCGCAAATTTGAAAATCAAACTTTGTTGCATCAGTTTAATAATTGGATGGGCAGGTTTTTCTGTACATACTCAAGTTATGAGCATTATAAGTTCATCTGATATCAGTGCAAAACCCTATATAATAGGTAAAGCATTACAAGGTATAATTTCTGCAGTTTATACTTATATTGGAATAACTATATTTAATAATTGGTTAGCACTAGAATCAACAGTTTTCTCAAACATAACAATCAAATATATTTATAGTTGGGGAAATATTTGTTTGATTTCTATCCAAAATATTTTTGTTATATCAGCAATTATAATTGCAATTTCTTTACTATATATTTGCTTTATTAGCATTACATCAAAGAAAAAGTTACTTTAA
- a CDS encoding ATPase, whose amino-acid sequence MEILTVLETLEDLIEKSSGVPFSGKCIVDREEVLEIVKEMRLKLPDDIKQAKWVKEERQRILLQAQKEADNILKDAENKIASLVDEHEITKKAYEQANEIVGSAQKNAREIRLGAREYADSVLSKVEEILSDATDVIRTNRKELK is encoded by the coding sequence ATGGAAATATTAACGGTACTGGAAACTTTAGAGGACTTAATTGAGAAAAGTTCTGGTGTACCCTTTTCGGGGAAATGCATAGTTGATAGGGAAGAAGTCTTAGAAATAGTTAAAGAGATGAGACTTAAATTACCTGATGATATTAAACAGGCAAAATGGGTTAAAGAAGAACGTCAGAGAATACTATTACAAGCGCAAAAAGAAGCGGATAACATATTAAAGGATGCTGAGAACAAAATAGCTTCTTTGGTTGATGAACATGAGATCACCAAAAAAGCTTATGAACAGGCAAATGAAATAGTAGGCAGTGCTCAAAAGAACGCAAGAGAGATACGTTTGGGCGCTCGGGAATATGCGGATAGTGTTCTGAGTAAGGTGGAAGAAATTTTATCAGATGCAACTGATGTTATCAGAACAAATAGAAAAGAGTTAAAGTAA
- a CDS encoding CotH kinase family protein, with amino-acid sequence MRKKLTAIALSLILSSQSTFTLGTNLEVFAADAGNTGGMTNSIIVGDLNGDASVDAIDFALLKSYLLGTLSSFPVYNDLAAGDLNGDGTISAIDLALMKMYLLGTITEFPVSESVKTIFINEIMASNTTLRDGDIEDADAGSSGGAYSDWIELYNSGNQAVDLRGYTLSDSSSTWEFPSGVIPAKGYLLVWASDKNKVAKDGQLHTNFKLSASGEEITLKAPNGSIIDSLTFPALKDNESYGRKTDASSEWVIFSKASPSNSNINSSESIVVKEPAFSHNGGFYTSQFNLQLTTNEPNTKIYYTLNGSDPVPGKQGTFEYTSPILVKSRAGDPNVLSAISNISNDMWSQWRGPKGEVFKCTTIKAVAIKDGSNKSKIITHSYFVDQNIASRYNLPVISLVTDQANFFDNSKGIYVNGNYEKKGEEWERPVHIEFFEKDGTLAFSDNSGIRINGGYTRKIAQKSLRLYAGHDYDDVDSYKYEIFPGLKKKANGKKLDKFETLILRNAGNDNSGTFFRDALIQSLVSHLNVDTMAYRPSVVFLDGEFWGIYNIRERYDNKYLKAHYNLDKNKVIILDVLQTPEVSEGEPEDYKLYQDDVINYLKSNNIRNTEVYENIKTKIDIENYINYNVTQIYCGNTDWPGNNVAIWKYKTDDGKYHPEAPYGQDGRWRWMLKDTDFGFGYQNQSPSFDSIKYATSEQYVPGAALNSNSSWAVFLLKTLIQNTEFRNQFINAFADQLNTSFIPSRVTAKVDELKAGIQTAMPEHCDRWQAISMGNNNQGGGIPGIPGIPGMGGSSWDDSVKVLKNYAEQRPSYMRQAIVNNFRNDGVTGTAEINISTNTAQGYVKVNSIDIKTTTPGITNASSWTGIYFKGVPVTLKAIPNEGYKFDHWEGISGVTTTSDTITFNPTGNVSVRPVFTAK; translated from the coding sequence ATGAGAAAGAAATTAACAGCTATAGCACTATCGTTAATTCTAAGTTCCCAATCAACATTTACATTAGGAACTAATTTAGAAGTATTTGCTGCTGATGCCGGAAATACTGGTGGAATGACCAATTCTATAATAGTTGGAGATTTAAATGGAGATGCAAGTGTTGATGCAATAGACTTTGCGCTGTTGAAAAGCTATTTGCTTGGAACATTAAGTAGTTTTCCTGTTTACAATGATCTGGCTGCGGGTGACTTAAACGGGGATGGTACAATTTCTGCTATCGATTTGGCATTAATGAAAATGTATCTACTTGGAACAATTACAGAATTCCCAGTTTCAGAAAGTGTGAAGACAATTTTTATTAACGAGATAATGGCATCTAATACTACATTACGTGATGGAGATATTGAGGACGCTGATGCAGGAAGTTCTGGAGGTGCCTATTCTGACTGGATAGAACTTTACAATTCCGGCAATCAGGCAGTTGATTTAAGAGGTTATACTCTGTCTGATTCATCTAGTACATGGGAATTCCCTTCGGGAGTTATTCCAGCAAAGGGATACTTGCTTGTGTGGGCATCGGATAAGAATAAAGTTGCAAAAGATGGGCAGTTACATACTAATTTTAAATTAAGTGCTTCAGGTGAGGAGATAACCTTGAAAGCACCCAATGGATCTATTATTGATTCACTGACATTTCCTGCATTAAAGGATAATGAGTCATACGGACGAAAGACTGATGCTTCTTCAGAATGGGTAATATTCTCCAAGGCATCACCTTCAAATTCAAATATTAATTCATCTGAGTCAATAGTTGTAAAAGAACCTGCATTTTCACATAATGGTGGTTTTTATACATCTCAATTTAATCTTCAGCTGACAACAAATGAACCAAATACAAAAATTTATTATACTCTAAATGGTTCTGATCCTGTTCCCGGTAAACAAGGAACATTCGAATACACAAGTCCAATATTAGTTAAAAGCAGAGCAGGAGATCCAAATGTTCTTTCTGCGATTTCTAATATATCAAATGATATGTGGTCACAATGGAGAGGACCAAAGGGAGAGGTTTTTAAATGTACAACAATAAAGGCAGTTGCAATTAAAGATGGCAGTAATAAAAGCAAAATAATTACCCATTCATATTTTGTAGACCAGAATATAGCTAGCAGATACAACTTGCCTGTTATATCTTTAGTTACAGACCAAGCTAATTTCTTTGATAATTCAAAAGGAATATATGTTAATGGGAACTATGAAAAGAAAGGCGAGGAATGGGAAAGACCTGTACATATTGAGTTCTTTGAGAAAGACGGAACGCTTGCATTTTCTGATAACAGCGGTATACGTATAAATGGCGGTTATACAAGAAAGATTGCTCAGAAATCACTTAGACTTTATGCTGGTCATGATTATGATGATGTAGATTCATATAAATATGAAATATTCCCAGGATTGAAAAAGAAGGCAAATGGAAAGAAGTTAGATAAATTTGAAACATTAATTTTGAGAAATGCTGGAAATGATAATTCAGGAACATTTTTCAGAGATGCTTTAATTCAGAGTTTAGTATCACATCTAAATGTAGATACTATGGCATATAGACCCTCAGTTGTGTTCTTAGATGGTGAATTCTGGGGTATTTACAACATAAGAGAACGCTATGATAATAAATATCTCAAAGCCCACTATAATCTTGATAAGAATAAAGTTATTATACTAGATGTATTACAAACACCTGAAGTTTCGGAAGGGGAGCCTGAAGACTACAAGCTGTATCAAGATGATGTTATAAATTATCTGAAAAGTAATAATATTAGAAATACAGAAGTTTATGAGAATATTAAAACAAAGATAGATATCGAAAACTACATTAATTATAATGTAACTCAGATTTACTGCGGTAATACAGACTGGCCGGGCAATAATGTAGCTATTTGGAAGTACAAGACTGATGATGGAAAATATCATCCAGAGGCTCCATATGGACAGGATGGAAGATGGAGATGGATGCTTAAGGATACTGACTTCGGCTTTGGATACCAAAATCAAAGTCCATCTTTTGATTCTATAAAATATGCTACTTCAGAGCAATATGTACCTGGAGCTGCTCTTAATTCAAACAGTTCATGGGCTGTATTCCTGTTAAAAACGCTAATTCAAAATACTGAGTTTAGAAATCAGTTTATTAATGCTTTTGCAGACCAACTCAATACATCATTTATTCCTTCAAGAGTAACTGCAAAGGTAGATGAATTAAAGGCAGGAATTCAAACTGCAATGCCTGAGCATTGTGATAGATGGCAAGCTATTAGTATGGGAAATAATAATCAGGGTGGTGGTATTCCTGGTATCCCTGGCATTCCAGGTATGGGTGGTTCTTCATGGGATGATAGTGTAAAAGTTCTAAAGAACTATGCAGAACAAAGACCTTCATACATGAGACAAGCCATAGTAAATAATTTTAGAAATGATGGAGTAACAGGAACAGCAGAAATCAATATATCGACTAATACAGCACAAGGCTATGTAAAGGTTAATTCAATTGATATAAAAACTACAACACCTGGAATAACCAATGCATCAAGTTGGACTGGAATTTACTTTAAAGGTGTTCCTGTGACATTAAAAGCTATACCAAATGAAGGCTACAAATTTGACCATTGGGAAGGAATATCAGGTGTTACAACTACCTCTGATACTATAACCTTCAATCCTACTGGAAATGTAAGTGTAAGACCTGTATTTACAGCGAAATAG
- a CDS encoding aminotransferase class V-fold PLP-dependent enzyme: MIYLDNAATSFPKPENVYVEMDRCMRTYCSNPGRGSHAMSLRSAMAVTETRERIAKLLNIKDYLNICFTKNTTEALNLAILGCLSKGDHVITTCMEHNSVLRPLKTMEKNGVIKLTILSGDDLGVIDPVQVRRSIEKKTKLIVCTLSSNVNGIIMPVKEIGEIARDRGILFLIDGAQGLGCLKIDLTKQYASMIAFPGHKGLMGPQGTGGLYIAPGVALKPLMTGGTGSKSGILYQPDFLPDKYESGTLNTPGIVGLGAGIEFIEKIGEDAIKTKKDLLIKRLYDGLYQNRYIKLYSSKNAAENSGIIAFNIKDIDSSEICEELDSIYGIACRAGLHCAPLAHNHFRTQKTGIVRMSVGYFNTINEIDRAVIAVNKIAYEKSR, from the coding sequence ATGATTTATTTGGACAATGCAGCAACATCATTTCCTAAACCTGAAAATGTATATGTAGAAATGGACAGATGTATGAGAACATATTGTTCTAATCCTGGAAGAGGAAGTCATGCTATGTCTTTACGGAGTGCTATGGCAGTTACAGAAACTCGTGAACGTATAGCAAAGCTGCTTAATATAAAGGACTATCTCAATATTTGCTTTACAAAAAACACAACTGAGGCGTTAAATCTTGCAATACTTGGGTGCTTGTCAAAAGGTGACCATGTAATTACAACATGTATGGAGCACAATTCAGTATTAAGACCACTTAAAACTATGGAAAAAAATGGTGTGATTAAGCTTACAATATTGTCAGGAGATGATTTGGGAGTAATTGATCCTGTTCAAGTCAGGAGAAGTATAGAGAAAAAAACTAAATTGATTGTCTGCACACTTTCCTCAAATGTAAATGGAATTATTATGCCTGTTAAAGAGATAGGTGAAATTGCTAGGGATAGAGGAATATTGTTTTTAATAGATGGAGCTCAGGGATTAGGTTGTTTAAAAATAGATTTAACTAAACAGTATGCAAGTATGATTGCATTTCCAGGCCATAAAGGACTAATGGGACCGCAGGGTACAGGAGGTTTATATATAGCCCCTGGTGTTGCTTTAAAACCATTAATGACCGGAGGAACTGGAAGTAAATCAGGAATTTTATATCAACCTGATTTTTTGCCAGATAAATATGAAAGCGGAACACTTAATACTCCAGGAATTGTTGGATTGGGTGCCGGAATAGAGTTTATTGAAAAAATTGGGGAAGATGCAATTAAGACTAAAAAAGATTTACTTATTAAGAGATTATATGATGGATTATATCAAAACCGCTATATTAAATTGTATAGTTCAAAAAATGCAGCTGAAAATTCAGGCATAATTGCATTTAATATTAAAGATATAGATTCTTCTGAAATTTGCGAAGAACTTGACAGTATTTATGGAATAGCATGTAGAGCAGGACTTCATTGTGCGCCATTGGCACATAATCATTTCAGAACGCAAAAGACAGGTATTGTTCGAATGAGTGTAGGTTATTTTAATACAATAAATGAAATTGACAGAGCAGTAATAGCTGTGAATAAAATTGCATATGAAAAAAGTAGATAA
- the coaD gene encoding pantetheine-phosphate adenylyltransferase translates to MRIFIYPGSFDPVTNGHLDIIERASKICDKLIVAVLVSHNKTPLFSMEERTDMLRRVIKECNCTNVEVECFSGLLVDFVKKKNANVIIKGLRAVSDFEYELQMALLNKNQSPEIETLFMMSSINYSFLSSSMVKEIARYNGDFKGLVPECIVEDIADKFGIKEPKGEL, encoded by the coding sequence ATGAGAATATTTATTTACCCTGGGAGTTTTGACCCTGTTACTAATGGACATTTAGATATAATTGAGAGAGCATCAAAGATTTGTGACAAGCTAATCGTAGCAGTATTAGTCAGCCACAACAAGACGCCGTTATTCAGTATGGAAGAACGCACAGATATGCTAAGAAGAGTTATAAAGGAATGTAATTGTACTAATGTTGAGGTTGAATGTTTTTCAGGATTGTTAGTAGACTTTGTTAAGAAAAAGAATGCAAATGTTATTATTAAAGGACTCAGGGCAGTATCAGACTTTGAATATGAACTTCAAATGGCTTTATTAAATAAAAATCAGTCTCCAGAAATTGAAACACTATTTATGATGTCAAGTATTAACTATTCATTTTTAAGTTCAAGTATGGTAAAAGAGATTGCCAGATACAATGGGGATTTTAAAGGTCTTGTACCAGAATGCATAGTAGAAGATATTGCAGACAAATTTGGAATCAAAGAACCAAAGGGGGAGTTATAA